tGAATCAGGCCATGTACTCTGATGACACTTGGTGTCAACAAGTAACTCaatgggagttttttttttcttcttcttcttctgagacagggtctctgttgcataggctgaagcccggtggctcaagcatagttcactgcatcctcgacttcttgggctcaggcgatccttctgcctcagcttttcaagtagctaggactactggcatgcaccactaagcctggctgaacttttttttttttttttaggcggaatCTCGTCtgtgtcacccaaactggagcgcagtggctcaatctcggctcactgcaacctccacttcccaggttcaagtgattctcttgtctcagcctccagaatagctgggattacaggcagctgccaccatgtatggctaatttttgtatttttagtagagacaggggttcatcatgttggccacactggtctcaaactcctgaccgcaggtgatccgcctgccacggcctcccatagtgctgggattacaggcgtgacatTGTGCCTGGTGCCTGACTGAtttatttttagacggagtcttgctttgtcgcgcaggctggagtgcagtggcatgatctcagctcactgcaacctcgggcTCCCAGGTTGaaacagttcttctgcctcagcctcccgagtagctgggactataggcgcgcaccaacacacccagctaattttctgtatttttagtagagatgggtttcgccatgttagccaggctagtcttgagctcttgacctcaggtaatctgcctacctcggcctcccaaagtgctgggattacaggtgtgagccaccgcacctggctgatttttaaattttttatagagatgaggccTCATCATGTTTGTTTCAAACacatgggttcaaatgattctcctgcctcagcctcctaaagtgctgggattacaggcatgagccaccgcacccagtctgaAACTCTTTTCATAAAGTaacaaaactaaacaatataTTGATTGGGTGCAATACATAAAAGATAgtgctctatttttaaaagagaaaaagcattttacattCTTTAGGTTTTTGGATCTGCACATGGCCATgagaaactgaagcagagaaaCGTGGTCACCCACCAAAGCTCAGGGCTGGCCTGCAGAGCTTGAACCCTTGCCTGAGCTGGGGTCACCAGCCTGGGTGGGCCACGGAGCAATCATCATTTCTCCATCTGATCGGAAAGTCACCCACCACTCCGTTCTGGGGCCCAGTCCCCCTGGCTCCAGGCAGGCTCGGAGGCCATGCTCTCCTGGACCTGGTGCATCTGGCTGCAACCAGCACTGGGCAGGAAAATACCGCTGGAGCAGTGCCAGGTGCAGGAAGTCTCCACTATCTGCCTCCTCCTGGGTCTGGAGGGCTACCATGAGCCCACAGTCCCGGCCAAGCCCAAGCCGGTGGCTGAAGTGGGCAGCTGTGTCTAGAAGTAAGGCAGTGAGGTAGGCGGCTTTCTGGGGCTCCGGGTCTTCTGCTAGGTACTCTTCTAGGCCATCTAGCAGCAGAAGGGAGGGGGCTGGCCCCGGGGCCTCATGGGCAGAGGACAGGAGCCAGAAAAGTTCTCGGGTTGAGGGTGGGTACTGGAAGCGGATCTTCTAGaaggagaaacagaaggaaagggCCAGATTCAGCACAGGAAGCCAGACTCCCCGCAAGAGTAATCCTGCCTCCTTACATTGTGCTTTTCCTTGCCTCCAGGATGAACCAGTTCAGAGCGGTTAAATATTCTTGTATTCGCCCCTTTTTCCAGCATTCATCACTGCCGAGTATTAGTTGAGGGCAAGacaattttgtttggttttggccAAATCTCTAGGGCAGTTTTTCCACGGAAAACCGCCTCCCAGCATACTCGGTCCGAGCACATCCTTGACCCCAGCAGGAACCAACTCTGGTACAGGATGAACCCAGGCTTAGCTCCGCCCCTCAACCTTAAACTCCCCATGGTCCCACCTCCCTTACGCATGCTTGACTCCGCCCCATCATGTCTGCCCTGGCCCGCCTTTCCACCGTCTCCTCCATTGGCTTGTCTATCTGTCACTAAACGTCCCGGATCGACTCCACCATTGGCTAGAACGCCTCAGCTCCCACCCCCACGGTTACTTGGAGTCGCATGGGGTCCAGAGCCGTTCCGGTCCCGCGAGGTAGGCTTTGAAAAGGTCTCCGTGTCAGGAAGAGGACTGGGCCTTGGCCCTCGCCCGCCGCCTCTAGGGCCGCTGCAAATAGCAGCGTTGTTTTTCCAGATCCTGGTGCGCCGAGCAGCAGCAAAGGCGGTCCGGCGGCAGGGTTGTTCTCCTCCCTGGACCAGGCCGCGCCGCCCCTGCTTAGCACCCGCTTCAGCGTCTCCGCCATTCGCCGCGTAGTCTGTCCAATTGGTGGCGCGTTCCCAGCCTTAGTCCCGCCCAAGCCGAGACCGCATCGGTTATAGTTCACTTCGTTTGTCTATTGGTCTAGGAGTCTGTCCATCAAAACTCGATTGACCTTGGCTAGCTCCGCCCCGGGTGAATGGGCAAATGGTTAGAACCCAGTGCTGAGGAATAGGGGTGCTTTCGAGGGAAATATGACCCTTCCCTGCGGGAGGCTGCTGGGGAAAGCAGCACGAACACTATTATTGTCAGCTAGTCAGACAAATATAAGCGTTGAGAGTTGGAGGAGTAGACCGTAATGATTGACATATTATTTAAAGTCTCCTAGCCTCAGTTTGCTCTCCTGTAAAATAGGGCTTAGGATATCTCAGAGGAATATTGTGATTGgcatgtatctgtgtgtggtTTTGCTGATGCCATCCAATGACAGCGGAGAGTTGGAGAGGGGAATGAGCTGTGTGCTTGTCTTTTCTGTGCACCTGAGTATGGGCAGGAGTGTGTATCGGGGGACACGGGCTCAGGGACACTCGGGTGCAAAACATCAGCAGCCATACCTGAAAGTCTGTGAAATGAGGACTCTCAACTTACTTCCTCCCTGTCTAAGGGGTTTTGTGGGGCCTTCCTTGTGGTACGGGGGAAAGGCAGAACCGCAGGCCAAAGAAGAGGGCaggagagacaaagagacagGAGCTGGAAGACTGAGGGAGAGATACAGCAGGGACACTGTTGATCTTGTTCACTTCTGTCTCTCCAGTACCCAGAATAGCACCTAGCACATTTGTAGGTTCTCAAATACATAGTCGTTAAATCAATGAAGGAAGGGAGGTGGGATTGATGAGAAacggggagaaagggaggaacaAAGTGAATGATCGTGATCCCTGGCTGGATCTTCTCACCCAGACTTTGCCCCAGAGCTGCCACTCACGCCTGTGTTGCCCTGGCAACCTTGTCTCCTGGTAACTTCAAAGTGGTGCTGTTGCCTGGAGACCCAGGGGCAGGGAGAAAGTGAGATTTCCTgggctttctctctccctctgggaCCAGAAAACAGCTCCACGACATCCCCcgacacacccactcacacagcTGGGCACCCTCACacccctctacacacacacacacacacacacacacacacacaccatggcaTCTCTGAATATATTCTACTTTCGGAATCCCCATCACCCACATGCTCCAACCTTGCCCTATCCTGACACAAAGCATCCCATACAAACTATCACACATTCATCCGCCACACCCTTTCTCCTGCTCACACACACAACTATGCCATTGCcactacacacaaacacacacacacatacatacacaggcacacagtgCGCTGTCAGACACACCACCTCAGTCCCCAGATA
This genomic interval from Saimiri boliviensis isolate mSaiBol1 chromosome 14, mSaiBol1.pri, whole genome shotgun sequence contains the following:
- the SWSAP1 gene encoding ATPase SWSAP1; this encodes MAETLKRVLSRGGAAWSREENNPAAGPPLLLLGAPGSGKTTLLFAAALEAAGEGQGPVLFLTRRPFQSLPRGTGTALDPMRLQKIRFQYPPSTRELFWLLSSAHEAPGPAPSLLLLDGLEEYLAEDPEPQKAAYLTALLLDTAAHFSHRLGLGRDCGLMVALQTQEEADSGDFLHLALLQRYFPAQCWLQPDAPGPGEHGLRACLEPGGLGPRTEWWVTFRSDGEMMIAPWPTQAGDPSSGKGSSSAGQP